The Primulina tabacum isolate GXHZ01 chromosome 1, ASM2559414v2, whole genome shotgun sequence genome contains the following window.
caatttcaaatatttaaggtTTAGGAAAATTAGAGTTCACACAATTATTTAAGGTTGTGTTTTGATTGAAAGAATTCGTTTAAGGAGAATGATTTGATTTGGAGAAAGAGTTTagggatgaatttcaaataacaCTCATATTTGATGTATTTGAAAtccattataattattattgaatCTGCATAACTTGATACCAAGTGGATTTGAAATTACTTTAATTTTTTCTATCCATGGAAGCCAAGGCATTTGaaatccaagatctcaaatctATCAATTCCGTGCACAACCTAAAATTTCTGGCGTTTGATATTCTATAAATTTTGTTGTCCAAGCCGAAAACCTATAAATATAGGTAACTTTGGCGCACAACCTATTACATGTTTTCCGCCATGTTgtcaaattataattttaatatgctatattatttttatttttttcagctTTGACACTAATACGACGTTAGTAGTGTCACATTAATACTTCTATGAAAAATGactgaaattataaaaaatttaaagatgaAAGACCGagataaaaatttgaaaagttaGATGACCAAAGCGCAACGTTTcccataaataaatattcatatCATCCGAGTGAAGTAAATTAGATAACTTAACAAACCAAAAGTAACCAAAAAGATCCCCAAATCACCAAACCATCCTACAAATTAATTATATGTATACCCTACCTCTTATATCTTAAGCTTCTCTTCTTTGTCTATCTTCCTCGATTAGATCTCAACAATCTCCAATATCTGTCTAGTTTTCAAAGTTTTTTCCTCAATCTTCTTAACTTATCTCATCAAAATAGATCTCAGCAATGGTTGATATATGTGAACTTCCATTGCCAACTACACCAACAAACAGGTGcattaatgaataaaataaatagtgCAAGACTCATTGCCGGTGAGAAAGGATGGGGAAAATGCTACCTCCCACATGCATTTATAGTTGAATATGCTATTTGAAAATGCAAGAAGTACATTCCAACTAAAATATTCTCGCTTGTCTTTTTACTATCTCCCTGTGAATTTTAGGTACATTCcaactaaaaattaaattaatggtAAAACTAAATGCAATAACTATTAGGTACAACTAAAAATCATGTTTCAAATATAACACAaaagatacaaatcttgttttGACGGAGCAAGGGTCAGGCAAATCAATCTCCATAACCCATCCATTCACGGGTGTCAGTTTATCAATGAAAGAACTTGGCACAATTTGAAAATCTTCAAGTAATTATAACAATCTTTTACATTCAAATCCATGCCAATCACTTGTCAGCTTCATGTCTACCTAATCACATACACCATAAGCTCACGATGTATCATATCAGGGAAGAAAAGATTAATCTGCAAAACAAACTATGATTACGCCAAAATCCACTTACCTAAAAATATGATGCGATCATTATTTTACACACGCGTTATGTGCATGCACCCGACTGTTAGGGTGTGTGAGACCGGTAACGACATATATTCAATGGAATTAAACACGAAtcactgttttttttttttggtaggAGTTGTTGCATTTTCTGAACTAAACTTACATAATGTGGCATTACGTACAACAACCAGGGTTTATGTGTTAGAGTGGGATTTGATTGTACTTCGTCATGTGTCACACTTGCATCCCCAAAATAGGTAAAGGACCCCACATATATATTCGTGTGAGGCTCAGAAGATCCAAGAACTTCCATCGGACTCGGTGTAGTATGGACTTTTCTTGATAGGGTCTATGGTCATATTTGGCtcatttagttttatttgtGGACTTTCATAGAACTGTCTTTGACATCATACAAATATTTCACTCACTTGCCAGAGCAAAACGAGATATGATAAATTATACTGATAACCGTCTTATGCCTAATTTAGCAAAAATAAGATTGCaataagtttaaaatataaCCTTATAGATCTTTTCAAACTTACTCCAAGTAAAAAATGGGTATTGGGTTGCATACAAGTGTTTATATTCACATGAACTTAAATGGAAAGCAACTCTATAAGGAAGCAACAAACTGAACCAAGGCCCCCGTTGTTGTTCGTGGGTGGTCCATGTACCCGTAAAAAATTCACATTAACTGAAGTAGGAACAGATGCAAGGATATAGGCACGGTTTGAGCCGTCTTAATGTTTGTGGTGGCACCTTGAAGATGGCAAATGAACGCCAAAAGTTGAGGCTAGTGTCGAACACTATGTTTTTGCGAAGATTTTGCCCCGCTCTGGTATTGACAATATTCTCCCAAAATACAACTTCTCTTGTAATTATAACACAGTAGATTACGAGTTTTATAACCAGAAAATTAATGATATAAACTCTCTTGCAACCAGGATGGAAGAAATGTTGACAAAATTAATGCAAATGCTTGTGTCTGcagaattttttcaaaattctaatgCTTTTAAATGACCTTTGATCATGTATTTAATATTATCAATCTATAGAGACGTGTTTTGTCACCATTGAGATTTCCCTTCATCcagaatttaaatgaaaaacaTCTGGAGACACCAATTTAAATGCATTGGACCATCGTAACTACCGTCAAACAGCAGTttaagcgcctaggcgccacttTTCAGGCTCCTGGGCGCCTCCCTCTCGACTTTACTGTGCATCTAGAGGGGCTTAGGAGCTTCTCCTGTGCAATACTAGAAATAGGAGCCTCATATGCGGCCTGGAATTTTCCATGCTGCTCATCGGGTGCTGAAGCTCCCCTTTTAGGCACATTAGCGTCTCCCAGGCGCAAggttcttttatttttgttcgATCGAGTTttcttcatctttttctttactTAATTTATATTCATTAGGCTCAAAACATTCCAACAATCTCTCACATGAATGAAATTAAAGTATGAATGCACGTGAATGTTTACACGAAAAATTATCGCATCGCTTTTGGCTTTGAACCTTTCTTAGTATAATATGTCAAATTTATTAGGTCACAAAGTGAACTAGATTTCTTGAACTTCTTAGTAGTTTGTGTAGAATCGAACATCAACAATAACTCCAGGATAATTTTCTTACAATTTCTTTTTGATTTTTTTCGATGTACGTTTTGGACATGGAACATGTCTTGgcttcataaatattttgttgagGGCGGACtgtcaaaatatattattattgtaGGCACAAATTTTGTCCAACAAGGAATATCCTCTAAAAAAGTTGTCAAGCCACATTATAGTTCTTCTGCGGCTTTATCTAGTGCTATAAATTGAGATTATATTATGAACCTAGCAATGCATGTTTTTTTGGACAACCTCTAAGAGAATAGACCACCACCAATTCTAAAATCATAGCTGCTAGTGGATTTGGAGTATTTGGTTTTATAAATTCAGTTTGTATCATTTTATCCTTCTAGCACTTAATGATAACTTGTATATTGCAAATCATACTTTAAAGTGTGTCTTAAATATTATGTAACCTTATCAAAGCCTTACAATTAACCTCACTAGGATTGCTTGTGAATGAACTCAATTATTTATCTCACAGATGATGTTCGATCGAATACCCTTAGTGATGTATACAAGACTTCCAATAGCTCTAGAATATTTCAGATGTGACATTGATTCTCCGTGATTCTTACCCAAAATGGACGCTCATGTCTGTAGGCGAATTTACCGGAGAAAAGTGAtaaacattaaatttttttcaagaCTGTCTCAATATAATGATATTGATATATGACAATTTTTTATTAAGTTCTAGATATTTTAATCTCTAATATGACATCATCAATGTCCATAAGCACCTCTCTTGCACACATGAACGTCTCCCTCTCGACTTTAGTACGCATCGATGCCTCTCTTGCACGCAGGGAGGCGACGAGGCGTCTCTAGGGGCCCTTGAGAGCCCCTCCTGTGCTATAGGAGGCGCTTAGGCTCCTCTTCCAAGCCGCTCGTGGGAGCCGAGATGTCCTTTTAGGCGCCTTAACACCTCTCCTACTATTTGAAAAATTTTCAAACCCCTTTTAAGGAGtgtatttcttttctttttgttcGATCAAATTAATATTCgtctttttttttccttaatttttATTCATTAAACTCAAAACATTCCAATTCATGCCAAATTTGCATAAATGGATCAAATAAAAGTTGTCGACCTTTATGGAGGATTTATACAGCGATTTGAATAATTCAATCAGGACATCATATGAAAACATGCCTAAATACTACATTATGTTAATGCAGAAAATTAAcgtataataaatatatatttgaagtttcattatagataaaataaaaagtCTATTGTTCTGTCTTCCTTATCGTAGGAAATCTCGAGAAATATATGTATGCAAAATTAAAAAGGGTAGAGCGGGAAAGCACAAGAATCCTCGGCAACTTTAAACTTTAATGAATGTCCACCTATCAATGCGACCAGTTAACTCACACATATTAGTCAAACGAGCGATTCCATTTTTTAAATtcgaattcaaatttcaaaataacaatactgaaaaaattaaatataatttaccAATTATAAAGTcaatattttaacataaaaaaagtTGATTTCCCTCAAAGTAAGTACAATTTACCAATTATAAATCAACATTTAATATCGTAATACACAACAATTATCAATCTTTTACATTGCAAAAATCATTAAATGAAGGATTATGCAATTTGATGTCTTGAATCCAAAAAGGGCTATAATCTAATTTCGAAACCTCAACCTAACCATGCTGATTTTATATTGTCTGTACTATTAATTTGATATTCGAAAAAATTAGACAtttgttaaatttatttaaaaaacccTGTCCTATATAGTTGCTAATATCATAtaaatcaatcaaattcttgaaatctcataaataaattacaaaatattttataaataaatatatatttggtAACAAAAACAAGACGATAGACAAAATAAAAGTAGAATAAAGGAGGAGGGGAAAAGAAATGAAACAggcacttttttttttaataaatttttcctACACTGTAATAATGAAGAAGTAGGATTTATAATCCGTTTTTCCCAttactttcttcttcttctctacCACAGTACTCCCTTCAAATTCAACAGTTTTTTCCATTCTTCTCTCCTGTCGTTCACCTTTTGCTTCAGGTGTTACTCCACATAACTAtctcaattatttaatttttgtttgtttCTTTGCTGTGAATTCTATATGAAGGAGCGATTTCATGTGCATTTTTGTTCTTATCTGCATGTGGGTCTTTGTTTGTAGGAATGGAGTGCGAGCTGGGGGCCTTGAAGAGCGGGTTTGGGCCCGAGGCTGCGGCGGCGGCGAAAGCGACGCCTTTTGGGGATGATGTCTGGGGTGTCAACGGCGTTACAGGGGACGACTTCTTCGTTGACGAGCTTCTGGACTTTTCAAATGGGTCGTTCTCAGAGGGAGAACCGGAGGATAAGGAACAGGACCAGAAGGGAACGACGTCTGTCTCTGAAGAAAAAGTTACTGCACCTGAGAAGCTTGTTCTCTCCGGAAATGGCGATTTTGGGCCTCTTCCCTGCACTGAGCCGAGTGTTGCGGTAGTCCCGAAGCGAATTTTGTGCATTCCAATGTGAAATGAAACGTTTTTGCGGATGAAGAAAACTGAAAAGAttgccttttttttttccttccttTTTTTGTAGGCGGAAGGTTTGGAGAGTTTGGAATGGTTATCCCAATTCATCGAGGACTCGTTTTCCGATTACTCCATCGCCGGAGAATGGCCTCACGGTTCGGCTGAGCATCTATCTATGCCGGCGGCGGACGCCCAGAAGGCCAGCTGTTTCACGACACCGGTTCAGACAAAAGCCCGGACGAAGAGGGCCCGGACTGGAGTGCGCGTTTGGCCCGTCTTGTCCCCTTCACTGACAGAATCCTCCACCTCATCCTCATCCTCAACACACTCCACGACGTCGTTTCCACCCCCGAAGCATTCGTTGGGAAAGCTGCTCTCCAAGAAACCTGGGAAAAAACAGGCGCAGCCCTACGGCGCAGGCGGCGTGGTCTCTCAGCCGAGGAGGTGTAGCCACTGTGGGGTGACAAAGACCCCACAGTGGCGGGCCGGCCCGCTGGGTTCGAAGACTCTGTGCAACGCATGTGGGGTGAGGTTCAAGTCGGGCCGGCTTCTGCCCGAGTACCGACCCGCTTGCAGCCCGACATTCTCCCTGGAGCTGCACTCGAACAACCACCGGAAAGTTTTGGAGATGCGTCGGAAGAAGGAATCGGAGATGGAGGCTGCCGGTCTACCATCGCCGGTTCGAAGTTTTTGAAGAATTATATCCGATTAGCGTTAGTTGAGAAATACATAGAGCATTAGTTGAGAACCGGATGTGACTGTACCCGGTTTAGGTGAGCCGGTTTAGCTATTGTACATTCTTTTTTCCGTTGGATAAAATGGTTTGGTGCAGTAGGTTACTAGCTGGCCTTACTTACCGAGGAGAGATTATAAAGTTTAGAgtatttgttttattaaattcttaattatcgtttcctaaaatttatttttttaatgctaATGACTTACAGTTGACACTGAAAAATTCTTGTTGATTTcgtaaaatatatataagttcTATAATAACTCGTAAGCAAATAAATTTTAGATTTAGGTTTATtctataaaaatgatattattaattttattttaatttttttaaaaaagagataatatagttgcagtGAAATTGTCGGTTGAAAAGAGAAAACGTAAGGAGGGTATTAAGCGGCACGCCACATATCACATTGGTTGGGTGGGAAATAAATGGTGTTGGCGTGAGGTTTAAGCATTTTTAGCTTCCCCACCTTCTCAAATTCAAGCACTAGTTAGCTTTTCCAACTCAAAAAACAAAGTTTTTGTGACAAATAAAGAGTGTTTTCTTTCTTCAAATtctcattatatttaaataaataatttaatcaagCATCTTAAATTCAGTATGTTTCTTTCGGTGATACTTAAATGAGCTGGTAACACTgtccaaataaaatatcagtcTCTCAAAATTGACTAATGAAACTGTCTTACAACagtttttatgtatttaaatttGTATCATATCACATTTATTACTAATAGTTTTTCTGGTATAATCTTTAACGTTCTCTCTTATTACAAAAGAGTgggatttgaattttttttaaataaaaaatcactATATCCTTATCTTCGGTAACATTGATAAATTGATTTAAGGATAGATTGACCATAGTAATTAGTGTGACGATGAATTTGTGGATGTTGACATGGACCACGTTGGCTTGACTACAATGCGATGGATTTCGATACACACGATGTAGAACATCCGGTGCGGTATAGAAAAAGCCGAGTTGGACGATGGGATGCACACTTTTGCAAGCCATCAAtgagtaaaacaaaagaaaaggcaagaaaaaaaaaaagaagaaacaaCGGATAAAAGAGGTGATTTCAAATTATAGTTGATGATCTCCAAACGAATTAGGTATAAGATATGTGGGTGATCCACCGGATGGTGAAGATAATTTTGTGTTTAGGAAATTTGAGTAAGGATAATGACTTCAATTAAGACCTGTAAACAAGGAAAAGAACTCCTGAATGGACGCCAGAGGGCTGTCCGACATGATCACTCcaatgcttaagtcagcaggtgaagatgaaGAACACAAGCGATATATGTGAAAATATATGTGCGTGCTTGAGAGTTCAAAGTTTCAGAATCTGTAAATGAGAAATGTGTCTGCTGTTTATAGCAGTAAATCTCATCATTATCTTGTTTTCAATGCCACCTGCTAAGTATGATAAGGGGGCTGATCATATTTCTGATGACTTATATAACACGCCAAATACATAATGTTCTAACAGATAATATTGCCCATATCaatacactcgagtgtggtgcgtTTTTCGAGGTAATTCGGGTAGAGAGTTCTCGGGAATTCGTACGAGAGCATGGGCTCTTGACTGCCCGGGAAGAGAATGTGCCGGGCGTCTCCATGCCCGGCtgttgaagaaaatattacGCATATTTGACTATGACCTGAGCTATCACCTTAAGGTATCGGGTCATTCATGATCCGTGTTCTTATGAGGTATCAGTAGTCAAACACATCATAATTAAatgaacattaaaaaaaatcaagatttACACCAAAAGTGAAGGGATTGTTACTCTTTTAGAACTTTAAAAATTGTTCGTCAAACGGCTCTCCtccattatttttatatatattaaagcaTTCGTCCGTTTGAAAAAGACTCGATTAAATGTTACCTAGGCCACGTTTGATAAATATgtcatatttatttaaatgttaaagttttaatttttttgagtaagggacttattttttttattggcaTGCATGATAGAGAGGCATTAAAACATAACATACCATGTCCCAACACATCATGTGATTGTCCCAACAATTAATTGGAGATTGGAGACGATGAAACTTTTcattctttaaatttatttttttgaaaaaaaaaactcgtTATTTTACTTTTTTCGTATATTATatctttcttcttttttcccCACGTACCAACAATCATATATGTTAGGAATTAGGATCTTTGTacaaattgatgtgattttcttaCAATCTAATCCATTGGAATTATTTACACTGCTTGTGAGTCACAAAGACTtcagtttttgtttttgtttcgaTCCCGACACCTCATCTTAAATTAGGTTTCGAACCCAAATCATCACCAAAACTTTGTATTTTTGTGATAATACTAAAAACTATGAAAAATTAGTAAATTTTGCGAATGACAATGTCGGAATTGGAAAAAACACCAAAATTATGAAGTTTCTAAATATTACATGTTTCTACTTCTTTCTTGTGGTTGTAGGTTTTTCATTGTCTCGTTTGTTAACCATTTGGTCCTCTCTTATCAATATGCACAAGGGAGTGATGGTATTGTTGACCCTAGGCCTATCAGGACCAAcccattaaaattattttgggcCCACTTCGGTCCCATAATGAATTAGATTGGATTTTATCGATGACTCGAATCAATCCAACCCGGGAAGATAAATCATTTCTAACCCattcatttttgtttttgtatttttataattttgcaAATTGCAATCCGATAGTGCTAGGCGTGATATTGTTGAAAACCAGAAAGACATATCATCACAGGAGGAGGGATGACAATGAGACGGAACAAAGATAAGTTTGTCATCCACATCTCCGTTTCCAATTATCGGTTATATTTAATCGGAAAATCTCTATACCCGACCTTGTGGAGTTAAATCACtggcaaaaatttatgtgagacagtctcacatgttgttttttgtgagacatatttcttatttaggtcctccataaaaaaattattactttttatgctaagagtattactttttattgtgaatatcagtatgattgacctgtctcacagataaagatttgtgagaccgtctcacaagagaactTTTATTTCACTTATGAATTGTTAATATGTTTCGATTTCTCATAGCtacactacaaaaaaaatttctgaTTAGCGACGGCATTTTCCGTCGCTAAAACAGTCGTTAATTTGATTAGCGACAGAActtaaaatcgtcgctaatatcAGCTCGCAAACCTATAGTGACGGTTTCCAAAACTCTTCGCTAATTAGCAACAGTTTTGAGTAGCTAAATCGATCTCTTTGTAGCTCATCGACAGTCTCAAATCAAAGTATATTCGGACTATGGAAACgtatatattaataaaagttTCAATTTTGCGTATATTTATTCAATTCcattatttgattaaatttatGTATGTTAAAccgaataaaaaattaaatgaagcAAATAAACGAAGTAAAATAGACATAAGGTTTTTTTTAACATGGTTCGGATAAATACCTACTCCACGGGTAATTGGATCATTGCTCAATAAACGAATAGTTCACTATCTCAAAAGATTTATACAACCACTCTTGGACAAACAAAACAACACACCCACTCTCGTAGTTTGTCACCTTAGTAGTTGATCGACTTGGAGAATTCTTCAGTCTGAGAGGGTATCTAAGTAATTATCGCCAAAAACGCGATGTAGAAATGTGGCACACGCAGCAACAGTTGACTCGTTTCAAAAGAAGATTATGATAACTGAAAAATCCGCATGTACACACATTTAACTGTTCAAAATGATGATTCATGATATGTCTGATGATCCAATAAAAATTCTGAAGGCAAATGACGAAAAGTAGCGTAGATTGAAGAATTAGCTCAATAGACCAAACCATACAAATTTTGGTAACATCGtaatcatattttatatttaattattttcactAATAGTGTAACAACTTATTATCCTATTTCAGCTTTCGTTCTGTTTGCGTGGCTAGCGCTGAGAAAAGAACGCTAAACAAAAGCTATAAGATGTAATGGGTCACCTCAGTATTAGCCCAGGATATGTTGGCCCAACTACTTAAAAAAGAAATGGACACCTTTAGCGTAtatgtaaattattattttttgaaaatgagtTTATTTATGTGTgtggaatatttttttattattttctccaAGTATGCACGTtcagtttatttttatattcaatttttcttcgtttaaaaaaataattttattattatattatattcaaGCACGATACGCAATATCagtttttaaaataagtaatCACATAatgctaaaaataataataatttgaaataatatcACCAATGCATGCagtttttcaataaatatatattaaaagattcttttaaataaaatgatcaAAGCAGAgccaaatatatttttattcgaTCCAAAATACATTTTCAACCATTTTAAATTTGGTATTTTAATCTTATTTTTCTTCATCGAACGGGCTAGCAGCATATCTCCAAAATAATGAGAGAGAAATGGTAGGACCCGAGAGAAAACCCATTATACGAGTGGAAGATTCATCATGTGAAATGTTCACGTgtcataaattttttcaaatgaaaatACAACATAAAAACGAGTTAGTCAATGTTAAGTGTCTCTCCAAATTCTAATATCATTAGATCATATTTGTCTCTCGTATGTTTGTAAAAGTTGagatatatgttgatgatccaAGAACTAACATTTGACCACAtcatatagagagaaatattctAGACGTAACCCATAGAAACGACCAAACAACTAGAACATTAGACTTTATATCTAACTATTCTCGTCGGATGTGGTAAATTAAATCTCATTGAATTTCATCTCCTTACTCTTTACGGAAATGGTGAATGACAAATCAGTATTCAATTCGGTATTCGTAGAAGTGAGTAATCATGTATCCATATATAGTATGCCAAACAGATTAATTAAGCATGATTTTTGTATGAAACAAGATTTCGTTAAAGCGACAAAAAAGTAGTTTATTTTAATAAGCAAATGATGGTAAAAAAAGACCTAAACTTATTAGTTTCAAGATTGACTttacaaatatttaatattttttaacggGGCCGGACCCTAGCTACATGGAGATAACCACGGCTCCATGTATGTCAATGGATGTGTCCGCGAGCGTGTTCAAGTTTTTGGGTAAGGCATGTAGATTAGGGGGTTCCGACAACGATCGCAGACGGATCGTGCGTGGGTCAGTAGTGTGATGAAGTTGTATACTCACGTATAGTGCATGCACGGGGCAATGCATATTATAGAAAAGTCCGTCTGGTTGGACAATATAATAAGCTAGTGAGGTTGCAGCACCCACGCGAATTCTTCTGTTCACCAGAGTCTTTTTATCACAAAAATCGTGGCGGGGTCATGATAAATTGCAGCACCTAAATTATAACGAGTAtctcaaatattaatttttaaaattcatttctaaAACTTTAATAGAATCTCGTGAGTTGGGGAAGTTGGTGAAAGTTTTGAATCGAGAAAGCAGTAGACATCCATTTCAGAGGTGCTGCATGCTTAAATCAACATAGGAAGTTGGAGCGCATATTACAGTTAGATGccatgtatatgttgatgtgcCCACTTCGCTCCACTTATAATATTGTAATGATAACGCGCCGTATCCAGACTAAGCAAAATggaacatgattttattttcttcttttatcTTTTTATGATCTATACACACGTATATTGTTATGCGGTAGTCAAGGTTTACCCAATATGCATCGAAAAACAACGGATACGGATTCTCACGAATCACGAAAAACCAACTAGCTAGACTACTGTtcaagaattttataaaatatttttcattttttattttgttttccgAGCATACATCTTGATGGAGCCCTTGCGCGATTTTACCATGCATTATTCTAGTGAAGGATGTTTAATTAGTTAAGGTCGAACTGCACGAGCCTTTTATGCCATAGTCAGGATTCATCCGCCTATATCCTCATTCCAGTATCGTTTCCATACTGGCGTCGAATATGAAAACatctattttcaatttttataatttGGTTGGAGTTTCACTACAATGAGACATTTGCTCGCGACCAGAGAAGTGGAAATTTTACCAACCATATGAAAAGTTGACATTGCTGAATGGATATCCGCAATGTTCATGCAAAGTGAAATGTAAATTCACAATGGAGCAGCTAAACGAGTGCTCTCATGTCTTCAAGGAACAAAGGACTATGGCATGTGGTGCATATATATCCATGCCTGGGTCAAAATTTCTCTGTCACTGTGAAGCCCCAAGACCCTCCCATACATcaccaattaatttttttttcaagttttaaaacaatccAAACAAAACTTAAATTGCAAGTTCATGGCTACAATATTTAAATTACTAGTTGCATATCTCTTCACTTATGTATATCTCATAGGTTGCATGGGAAAAATACACCATCAAAATTATATTATCAAAGAGTTAGTGAAATTCTGCTATCAAAGAAGACGATTTTGGCAACGAAATTGAAATGcatattttatgtcaaaattaaaatattttaattacatgtatattttaaaagtacgattttcta
Protein-coding sequences here:
- the LOC142533919 gene encoding GATA transcription factor 7-like, translated to MECELGALKSGFGPEAAAAAKATPFGDDVWGVNGVTGDDFFVDELLDFSNGSFSEGEPEDKEQDQKGTTSVSEEKVTAPEKLVLSGNGDFGPLPCTEPSVAAEGLESLEWLSQFIEDSFSDYSIAGEWPHGSAEHLSMPAADAQKASCFTTPVQTKARTKRARTGVRVWPVLSPSLTESSTSSSSSTHSTTSFPPPKHSLGKLLSKKPGKKQAQPYGAGGVVSQPRRCSHCGVTKTPQWRAGPLGSKTLCNACGVRFKSGRLLPEYRPACSPTFSLELHSNNHRKVLEMRRKKESEMEAAGLPSPVRSF